The Treponema primitia ZAS-1 genome window below encodes:
- a CDS encoding 6-hydroxymethylpterin diphosphokinase MptE-like protein, producing the protein MIDETPREFASRRGFSVSYKGKTLLSTMDPIALADRTVEALGTGSAQGTLYFCPSPLFGYGLKLLLEKIRPDSAVLCVEIDEKLMALSMERIDESILKTPRFRLVQIGDPALLCTFVRETWGGRSFRRVEQLRLSGGWQLHPEIYDRLADALRRDIAVDWGNAMTLVKLGRRYARNALRNLVLLPRSPPMAALNFGAPPVLVLGAGPSLDGVLDGLSAVFGDLSQGARRPFRIICVDTALSPLFERGIRPDLVVALESQHWNLRDFIGLFPWEVPVAMDLSALPATGEILGGQPHLFFTPWTRLSLFDRLKTAGLLPETLPPLGSVGLSATAIACRLSTGPIILAGIDFSFTLDQSHTRSSPAHLERLRRQTRFFSLVDPAAAFRKGCFVTPSKTGDPIRSNQAMKTYRDLFQREFAGNNRIRDIAGSGLPLGLQTLSPEKAYALLAAGEVQNTGNGNRANTTGAIGITTEAVTAFVREELASLVQLRSILTGEITASPQHLETLLDKCGYLWAHFPDCAGAEGRRPGLSNLGFLKRVRAEIDPFVKLLQGL; encoded by the coding sequence ATGATTGATGAAACGCCCCGGGAGTTTGCATCTCGCCGGGGTTTTTCTGTTTCCTATAAAGGTAAGACCCTTCTCTCGACCATGGACCCCATTGCATTGGCGGATAGAACCGTGGAGGCCCTTGGGACAGGCTCTGCTCAAGGTACTCTCTACTTTTGTCCTTCCCCCCTTTTCGGTTACGGTCTCAAGCTTCTTCTTGAAAAGATACGTCCCGATTCTGCGGTCCTCTGCGTGGAGATCGATGAAAAACTGATGGCCCTGTCCATGGAGCGGATCGACGAATCCATACTGAAAACCCCCCGGTTCCGCCTGGTACAGATCGGTGATCCGGCTCTGCTCTGTACCTTTGTCCGGGAAACCTGGGGGGGCCGCAGTTTCCGCCGGGTGGAACAGCTGCGCCTAAGCGGCGGCTGGCAGCTACACCCGGAGATCTACGACCGTCTGGCGGACGCGCTTCGGCGGGATATCGCCGTGGATTGGGGCAACGCCATGACCCTGGTAAAACTGGGCCGCCGATACGCCCGGAACGCCCTGCGGAACCTGGTCCTGCTTCCCCGCTCGCCCCCAATGGCGGCCCTCAATTTTGGCGCCCCGCCGGTCCTGGTCCTGGGCGCCGGCCCTTCTCTGGATGGCGTTTTGGATGGGCTTTCCGCCGTCTTCGGAGATCTTTCACAGGGCGCCCGCCGGCCCTTCAGGATAATCTGTGTGGATACCGCTCTTTCCCCCCTCTTTGAGCGGGGGATCAGGCCGGATCTGGTGGTTGCCCTGGAAAGCCAGCACTGGAACCTCCGGGATTTTATCGGCCTCTTTCCCTGGGAAGTTCCGGTCGCCATGGACCTTTCCGCGCTCCCCGCCACGGGAGAAATTCTTGGCGGGCAACCCCATCTCTTTTTTACACCCTGGACCAGGCTCAGCCTCTTCGACCGGCTTAAAACGGCGGGTCTCCTTCCGGAAACCCTGCCCCCCCTGGGCTCCGTGGGACTCAGCGCCACAGCCATTGCCTGCCGTCTTTCCACGGGTCCGATAATCCTGGCGGGCATTGATTTTTCCTTTACCCTGGACCAATCCCACACCCGATCCTCCCCGGCTCATCTTGAACGGCTCAGACGACAGACCCGTTTTTTCAGCCTCGTCGATCCGGCGGCGGCGTTCCGTAAGGGCTGCTTCGTTACCCCTTCAAAAACCGGCGATCCCATCCGGTCTAACCAGGCAATGAAGACCTACCGGGATCTCTTTCAGCGGGAATTTGCCGGAAACAACAGAATCCGGGACATAGCCGGTTCGGGACTTCCCTTGGGGCTCCAAACCCTTAGCCCGGAAAAGGCCTATGCCCTATTAGCCGCCGGGGAAGTCCAAAATACCGGAAACGGAAATAGGGCAAATACAACAGGCGCTATTGGAATTACAACAGAAGCGGTAACCGCCTTTGTCCGGGAAGAATTGGCATCCCTGGTACAGCTCCGCAGTATCCTTACGGGAGAAATTACCGCTTCCCCGCAGCACTTAGAAACGCTCCTGGACAAGTGCGGCTATCTCTGGGCCCACTTTCCGGACTGCGCCGGCGCGGAGGGCAGACGACCCGGGTTAAGTAATCTGGGCTTCCTCAAGCGGGTACGGGCGGAGATAGATCCCTTTGTGAAACTGCTGCAAGGCCTATAG
- a CDS encoding peptidylprolyl isomerase: MAPRQKKQLVHEDNSTKGEWIRRFKANPFVFIGTIVVLIIVIVAFVVVPAIVPEAGGRSVDLNFGSYDKIPISYVPGNYFATMQGNIARWYQNYLNESNAQTINQMVWRQAFEETVLHIAMLQEMKQAGYVAPEAVVDREVAQLPQFQENGRFSVARYRQMDKISRLDLWREVQESIAKQHYLNDVMGLRIPSGEGAFVGNMTARVRSFGMAVFPLDSYPNEEVINYALSEPDLFRITHLSRITINSSEREARQVLDSIKEGTKTFEEAARELSADSYADRGGEMGVRMAFELTSDVPDSQERETVISALPGDYSPVVKVPSGWAFFRAEEAVRPLDTVDTANIDKVRSYMRSFERGRIENWLFDQASLFTAAAGESGFDAAVEEQGVQKRDFGPLPLNYGGVSMENLFTTLSAQSISELIPAESDEKFWRIAFYTPLETPSEPLVVGDNVLVLYPREETIKETADTEEINTFYSTFVSSNAETSLRSHFLHSERLDDKFVATFLQYLFSFN, translated from the coding sequence ATGGCTCCCAGGCAAAAAAAACAGCTTGTCCATGAAGATAATTCTACCAAGGGGGAATGGATCCGCCGGTTTAAGGCAAATCCCTTTGTTTTTATCGGGACTATCGTCGTTCTGATCATTGTTATCGTCGCCTTTGTGGTGGTACCCGCTATAGTCCCCGAGGCAGGCGGACGATCGGTGGATCTCAACTTTGGTTCCTACGACAAGATTCCCATAAGTTATGTACCGGGCAATTATTTCGCCACCATGCAGGGAAATATCGCCCGGTGGTATCAGAATTACCTCAACGAATCTAATGCCCAGACCATAAACCAAATGGTCTGGCGTCAGGCCTTTGAAGAAACGGTGCTCCATATCGCCATGCTTCAGGAGATGAAACAGGCGGGCTATGTAGCGCCGGAGGCGGTGGTGGACCGGGAAGTTGCACAGCTGCCCCAGTTTCAGGAAAACGGCCGGTTTTCCGTAGCCCGGTACCGGCAGATGGACAAAATCTCCCGGCTGGACCTGTGGCGGGAAGTACAGGAGTCCATCGCCAAGCAGCATTACCTGAATGATGTTATGGGCCTTAGAATACCCTCCGGCGAAGGGGCTTTTGTCGGGAATATGACGGCCCGGGTACGGAGTTTCGGCATGGCGGTTTTTCCCCTGGACAGCTACCCCAACGAAGAGGTCATTAATTATGCCCTTTCTGAACCGGATCTGTTCAGGATAACCCACCTGTCCCGGATAACCATCAATTCCAGTGAGCGGGAAGCCCGGCAGGTTCTGGATTCTATCAAAGAGGGGACTAAAACCTTTGAAGAAGCCGCCCGGGAACTATCGGCGGATAGTTATGCGGACCGGGGCGGGGAAATGGGGGTTCGTATGGCCTTTGAATTGACCAGTGATGTGCCGGATAGCCAGGAGCGGGAGACCGTAATAAGTGCCCTTCCCGGCGATTACAGCCCCGTGGTCAAGGTCCCTTCGGGATGGGCTTTTTTCCGGGCTGAGGAAGCGGTCCGTCCCCTGGATACCGTGGATACGGCAAACATTGACAAGGTCCGATCCTATATGCGCTCCTTTGAGCGTGGACGGATAGAAAATTGGCTCTTCGATCAGGCCAGCCTCTTTACCGCTGCCGCCGGGGAAAGCGGTTTTGACGCCGCAGTGGAAGAGCAGGGTGTACAGAAGCGCGATTTTGGTCCTCTGCCCCTGAATTACGGCGGGGTAAGCATGGAAAACCTTTTTACCACCCTTTCGGCCCAGTCGATTTCGGAGCTGATACCCGCGGAATCCGACGAAAAATTTTGGCGGATCGCCTTCTATACTCCCCTGGAAACTCCCTCGGAACCCCTGGTTGTGGGGGACAACGTACTGGTTTTATATCCCCGGGAAGAAACAATAAAGGAAACGGCGGATACCGAGGAGATTAATACCTTCTATTCGACCTTTGTCAGCAGCAACGCTGAAACAAGCCTGCGTTCCCATTTCCTCCATAGTGAAAGACTGGATGATAAATTCGTCGCAACATTCCTGCAGTATCTCTTTTCATTTAATTAG
- a CDS encoding phosphoribosylformylglycinamidine synthase, protein MPNNGDTLIRRVFVEKKEGFDIEARRLQSDIAGFLGVQYPELAGLRRIRLLQRYDAARLSAEQFELAVNLVFSEPQCDTVFYGEDVPAKGSAVFGIEYVPGQYNQRSDSAEQCVELAVGIRPVVRTARIFILEAGEHAISDTALEAVKRYLINPVDSREAALELPQSLEDAGVEGGDVPVLTGFSTAAEPALADLAKQYGLAMSAEDLLFCRDYFRSIGRDPSLAEVRVLDTYWSDHCRHTTFTTALEDIRIDDAASSAPALKRALALYEEARREVYGEGAKNRKRTLMDLATIGTKVLKKRGLLGDLDESKEINACSIRVKAEFSGAAGEKSSEPWLFLFKNETHNHPTEIEPFGGAATCLGGAIRDPLSGRAYVYQAMRVSGGADPRSSLSETLPGKLPQLKIAREASAGYSSYGNQIGLATGQVSEFYHPGFLAKRMELGAVAGAVPEAWVRREEPTAGDLVILVGGKTGRDGIGGATGSSKVHTGESVESAGAEVQKGNAVEERKLQRLFRNPNVTALIKRCNDFGAGGVAVAVGELAAGLDINLDRAPKKYAGLDGIELAISESQERMALVVAAKDADRLIEYAAAENLDAVVIAVITAGDDEDESAFTPAASDTGPRLRMSWRGKTIVDISRRFLNSNGAPRSAKALIETRRNGTPLQEPAESLLDSLERELGSLRTGSRRGLQERFDGSIGAASALYPWGGAEQGTPECGMAALLPSPDKESLTAGLMSFGYDPDLALCSPYEGAKGAIREALAKYACLGGNPWTARLSLQEYFERMDAPESWGKVLGALLGALEAELALGVPAIGGKDSMSGSYRDDANHIDLAVPPTLVAFAAGTAPASAVRSGALSGKPGNAVILLYQTGEWDVFKANMNALAALSAKGLVCAAYPVGPGGVSAALALMAFGNMVGLEVNAAALSLVSPGLHQGSVLVEITDATLGEATVLLWGISVDGTAPCWAIAAHTVPEPVFRWADPSGRPCRDTCGRIAQKDPSVENSAEKSAEKSLAILRRVYERTLAQVFPQTSSGATVADPPASPAGSIPASDEALEAAIQGGKASAGQPGKADQGHRKSAAGKAAETARPLVVLPVFPGTNCEWDMERAFRKAGARTRLVIFRNRNSEDILESRRELAAAIGEAQIVAISGGFSAGDEPDGSGKFIANVFRSPAIAEELTTLLEKRDGLILGICNGFQALIKLGLVPYGKYLDAESSMPTLSFNRIGRHVSRMVRTKIISNTSPWCVLEEPGTIHILPVSHGEGRIVIREEEGRALFAKGQVPFCYTDERGNPTMAEPDNPNGSDFAIEGLTSPDGRILGKMAHSERCGEYVHINIPGNKYQRIFEAGVRYFG, encoded by the coding sequence ATGCCGAATAATGGAGATACCCTCATCAGACGGGTGTTTGTTGAAAAAAAAGAAGGGTTTGATATTGAGGCCCGGCGTTTGCAGTCGGATATCGCCGGTTTTCTGGGCGTCCAGTACCCCGAATTGGCGGGACTGCGGCGGATCCGGCTATTGCAGCGTTACGATGCTGCCAGGCTCAGCGCCGAACAGTTCGAATTGGCGGTGAACCTGGTCTTTTCCGAACCCCAGTGCGATACGGTGTTCTACGGCGAAGATGTTCCGGCGAAGGGAAGCGCGGTTTTTGGGATTGAGTATGTACCCGGCCAATACAACCAGCGTTCCGATTCGGCGGAACAGTGTGTAGAACTGGCGGTGGGGATTAGGCCGGTGGTGCGGACCGCCCGTATTTTCATCCTTGAGGCCGGGGAACACGCCATCAGCGATACCGCCCTGGAAGCGGTTAAGCGATACCTGATCAACCCCGTGGATTCCCGGGAAGCCGCCCTGGAACTGCCCCAGAGCCTGGAGGATGCCGGAGTGGAAGGCGGAGACGTGCCGGTTCTTACGGGCTTTTCCACCGCCGCCGAACCAGCCCTGGCGGATCTTGCCAAACAATACGGCCTTGCAATGTCCGCGGAGGATCTCCTTTTTTGCCGGGACTACTTCCGCAGCATAGGCAGGGACCCCAGCCTGGCGGAAGTACGGGTCCTGGATACGTACTGGTCCGACCATTGCCGTCATACCACCTTTACCACCGCCCTGGAAGATATCCGCATTGATGACGCCGCATCCTCCGCTCCGGCCCTGAAACGAGCCCTTGCCCTCTACGAGGAAGCCCGCCGGGAAGTCTACGGCGAGGGGGCGAAAAATCGGAAACGGACCCTGATGGATCTGGCTACCATCGGAACCAAGGTCCTGAAAAAGCGGGGCCTTCTGGGGGATCTGGACGAATCCAAGGAGATCAACGCCTGTTCCATCCGGGTCAAAGCTGAATTTAGCGGTGCGGCCGGAGAAAAAAGTTCCGAGCCCTGGCTCTTCCTCTTTAAGAACGAAACCCATAACCATCCCACGGAAATAGAACCCTTCGGCGGCGCCGCCACCTGTCTTGGCGGGGCCATCCGGGATCCCCTTTCCGGCCGGGCCTACGTGTACCAGGCCATGCGGGTAAGCGGGGGTGCAGATCCCCGGAGCAGTCTCTCGGAAACCCTGCCGGGGAAACTCCCCCAATTGAAAATCGCCCGGGAAGCCTCGGCGGGCTACTCCTCCTACGGTAACCAGATAGGACTGGCCACGGGGCAGGTATCGGAATTCTACCACCCCGGCTTCCTCGCCAAGCGTATGGAACTGGGCGCAGTTGCCGGGGCGGTTCCCGAAGCCTGGGTACGCCGGGAGGAACCCACCGCCGGGGATCTAGTGATCCTGGTGGGCGGTAAGACCGGCCGGGACGGCATAGGCGGCGCCACCGGTTCCTCCAAGGTGCATACCGGCGAGTCGGTGGAAAGCGCCGGCGCGGAGGTTCAGAAGGGGAACGCCGTGGAGGAGCGGAAACTCCAGCGCCTCTTCCGCAACCCCAATGTCACCGCCCTGATCAAACGCTGCAATGACTTTGGCGCCGGCGGAGTGGCGGTGGCGGTGGGGGAACTGGCCGCCGGCCTGGACATCAACCTTGACCGGGCGCCTAAGAAGTACGCCGGTCTGGACGGTATAGAATTGGCCATCTCCGAATCCCAGGAACGGATGGCCCTGGTGGTTGCCGCTAAAGACGCCGACAGGCTGATCGAATACGCCGCAGCGGAAAACCTGGACGCCGTGGTCATCGCTGTCATCACCGCAGGTGATGATGAGGACGAATCGGCCTTTACCCCGGCGGCGTCCGATACGGGTCCCCGGCTCAGGATGAGTTGGCGGGGAAAAACCATCGTTGATATTTCCCGGCGCTTCCTCAACTCCAACGGCGCTCCCCGTTCGGCCAAGGCGCTGATTGAAACCCGCCGGAATGGAACTCCGCTGCAGGAACCGGCAGAGAGCCTGCTGGACAGCCTGGAGCGGGAACTGGGTTCCCTCCGTACCGGCAGCCGCCGGGGCCTGCAGGAACGGTTCGACGGTTCTATCGGGGCGGCCTCGGCGCTCTACCCCTGGGGCGGGGCAGAACAGGGTACCCCGGAGTGCGGTATGGCGGCGCTGCTCCCCTCGCCGGACAAGGAGAGCCTCACCGCCGGCCTCATGAGCTTTGGTTACGATCCGGATCTGGCCCTGTGCAGCCCCTACGAAGGGGCAAAGGGGGCAATCCGGGAAGCCCTGGCCAAATACGCCTGCCTGGGGGGCAATCCATGGACTGCCCGGCTTTCCCTTCAGGAGTACTTTGAACGGATGGATGCGCCTGAATCCTGGGGCAAAGTCCTGGGAGCCCTGCTGGGCGCTTTGGAGGCTGAACTGGCCCTGGGTGTTCCCGCCATAGGCGGCAAGGATTCCATGTCCGGCAGCTATAGGGACGACGCCAACCATATTGACTTGGCGGTCCCCCCTACCCTGGTCGCCTTTGCCGCCGGAACTGCCCCGGCCTCCGCTGTCCGTTCCGGCGCCCTGAGCGGTAAGCCCGGCAACGCCGTGATCCTCCTGTATCAAACAGGGGAATGGGATGTGTTCAAGGCCAACATGAACGCCCTGGCAGCCCTTTCCGCCAAGGGTCTGGTCTGCGCCGCCTATCCCGTGGGGCCCGGCGGAGTAAGCGCCGCCCTGGCCCTCATGGCCTTTGGAAATATGGTCGGCCTTGAGGTGAACGCCGCGGCTCTATCCCTGGTATCCCCGGGCCTGCATCAGGGTTCGGTACTGGTAGAAATCACCGACGCCACCCTGGGCGAAGCCACAGTATTACTGTGGGGAATCTCCGTGGACGGAACCGCGCCCTGCTGGGCAATAGCGGCCCATACCGTGCCGGAACCGGTCTTCCGGTGGGCGGATCCAAGTGGGAGACCCTGCCGGGACACCTGCGGCCGCATAGCCCAAAAGGATCCGTCCGTCGAAAATTCTGCTGAGAAGTCTGCCGAAAAATCCCTGGCGATACTGCGCCGGGTCTACGAGCGTACCCTGGCCCAGGTGTTCCCCCAAACCTCCTCGGGCGCTACGGTTGCCGACCCCCCGGCCTCGCCTGCCGGTTCCATACCTGCAAGTGACGAGGCCCTGGAAGCGGCTATCCAAGGCGGGAAAGCTTCCGCCGGACAGCCGGGCAAAGCAGATCAAGGGCACAGAAAAAGCGCTGCCGGGAAGGCGGCCGAAACCGCCCGGCCCCTGGTTGTACTGCCCGTATTCCCCGGGACGAATTGTGAGTGGGATATGGAGCGGGCCTTCCGCAAAGCCGGAGCGCGAACCAGGCTGGTTATTTTCAGGAATCGGAATTCGGAGGACATCCTGGAATCCAGGCGGGAACTGGCGGCTGCCATAGGGGAAGCCCAGATCGTGGCCATCTCCGGAGGCTTCAGCGCCGGGGACGAACCTGACGGATCGGGAAAGTTTATCGCCAACGTATTCCGTTCCCCCGCCATTGCGGAGGAGTTAACAACACTGCTGGAAAAGCGGGACGGCCTGATCCTGGGTATCTGCAACGGCTTCCAGGCGCTGATCAAGCTGGGACTGGTCCCCTACGGCAAATATCTGGATGCGGAAAGCTCCATGCCCACCCTGAGCTTCAACCGCATAGGCCGTCATGTTTCCCGTATGGTCCGCACTAAAATTATTTCCAACACATCCCCCTGGTGCGTCCTGGAAGAGCCGGGAACCATCCACATCCTCCCCGTAAGCCACGGCGAAGGCCGCATCGTTATTCGAGAAGAAGAAGGCAGGGCGCTCTTCGCCAAAGGCCAGGTCCCCTTCTGCTACACCGACGAGCGGGGGAATCCTACCATGGCCGAACCGGACAACCCCAACGGTTCGGATTTCGCCATCGAAGGACTCACCAGTCCTGATGGCAGGATCCTTGGTAAGATGGCCCACTCGGAACGCTGCGGAGAGTATGTGCATATCAATATACCGGGAAATAAGTACCAGAGGATTTTCGAAGCCGGCGTGCGATACTTCGGTTAA
- the putP gene encoding sodium/proline symporter PutP — MPTFNIQILVGMGAYLVAIIVIGLWFARRSNSNPEEFFLGKRGLGPWVAAMSAEASDMSGWLLMGLPGVAYFTGMGEAFWTAVGLFIGTWVNWQIVAKRLRSYSQVANNAITLPDFFSNRFHDKKRILMSIAAIMILVFFSIYAGAQFVTFGKLFVNVFNAENYFTVMVILGAALVMLYTLLGGFLAESTTDFIQGIMMIFALLLVLGFGFFHAGGFAGVSENLAHFPRFTDIFGIYEPGKGTGTDYSFLNILSCLAWGLGYFGMPHVLLRFMAIKKSSKIPESRFIAVTWCFISLVAAVAIGIVGRAYLPGLLTTAGDAETIFLHLAEEFFPPLLAGLVISGILAASMSSSDSYMLIASSALANDLFKGLFKKDAGEQLVMWVARITMLLVTVFGVSIALSGNQSIFRIVSYAWAGLGATFGPLILFSLFWKRTTLQGAIAGMLTGGIMVFVWKEGISKIGGAFAVYELLPSFILSGLVIFLVSLATPKPSDEIEQEFEAAKTAEF; from the coding sequence ATGCCCACTTTCAATATTCAGATCCTAGTCGGCATGGGCGCTTATCTGGTGGCAATAATTGTCATCGGGCTATGGTTTGCCCGGCGGAGTAACAGCAACCCCGAAGAGTTTTTCCTGGGGAAACGGGGACTTGGGCCCTGGGTCGCCGCCATGAGCGCCGAAGCTTCTGACATGAGCGGGTGGCTTCTGATGGGGTTACCGGGGGTGGCCTATTTTACCGGGATGGGGGAAGCCTTTTGGACCGCCGTGGGCCTTTTTATCGGGACCTGGGTTAACTGGCAAATCGTAGCTAAACGGCTCCGGTCCTATTCCCAGGTGGCAAATAACGCCATCACCCTGCCGGATTTCTTCAGCAACCGGTTCCACGACAAGAAGCGTATCCTCATGTCCATCGCTGCGATAATGATCCTGGTATTCTTTTCAATATACGCGGGGGCGCAGTTTGTGACCTTCGGGAAGCTCTTCGTCAATGTGTTCAATGCGGAAAATTACTTTACCGTCATGGTTATACTGGGGGCGGCCCTGGTTATGCTTTACACCCTCCTGGGGGGCTTTCTAGCGGAAAGTACCACCGACTTTATCCAGGGCATTATGATGATCTTCGCCCTGCTCCTGGTGCTGGGTTTCGGGTTCTTCCATGCAGGGGGCTTTGCGGGGGTTTCGGAAAACCTCGCGCATTTCCCCCGGTTTACGGATATTTTCGGTATTTACGAGCCGGGAAAAGGTACCGGGACGGATTATTCCTTCCTGAATATCCTGTCCTGCCTGGCCTGGGGACTTGGGTACTTCGGTATGCCCCATGTATTACTCCGGTTTATGGCGATTAAGAAATCCTCCAAAATACCGGAATCCCGGTTTATCGCCGTAACCTGGTGTTTCATCTCCCTCGTTGCGGCGGTGGCTATCGGCATTGTCGGCCGGGCCTATCTACCCGGTTTGCTGACCACCGCGGGAGACGCGGAGACCATTTTCCTCCACCTGGCGGAAGAATTCTTCCCACCCCTGCTGGCGGGCCTGGTAATTTCGGGGATCCTGGCGGCGTCCATGAGCTCCTCCGACTCCTATATGCTTATCGCCTCATCAGCCCTGGCAAACGACCTTTTCAAAGGGCTCTTTAAGAAGGACGCCGGGGAACAATTGGTGATGTGGGTGGCCCGGATCACCATGCTGCTGGTAACGGTTTTCGGGGTGTCCATCGCCCTTTCGGGGAACCAATCGATATTCAGGATCGTGTCCTACGCCTGGGCAGGTCTGGGCGCCACATTCGGCCCGCTGATTCTCTTTTCCCTTTTCTGGAAACGGACCACCCTGCAAGGCGCCATCGCGGGGATGCTTACCGGCGGGATCATGGTGTTTGTGTGGAAGGAAGGGATCAGCAAAATCGGCGGAGCCTTCGCGGTATACGAGCTTCTCCCCTCGTTCATACTTTCCGGTCTGGTTATTTTCCTGGTGAGCCTTGCCACCCCGAAGCCTTCCGATGAAATTGAACAGGAGTTTGAGGCTGCCAAGACCGCCGAATTCTGA
- a CDS encoding uroporphyrinogen decarboxylase family protein, whose translation MNSKERVFSAFKRGGRGSPPDRVPFQFDLCRSLTDHFGKKLGISPSYTPSYYEDLSYRISANEIRTKMGSDCVVVGGQVAKGFTPKPVRDDITANEFGMHMKPTPLYVEVVKCPLEEAETTADVEAYPFPDPHAPGRMEDAKRDIEKFGKDYFIIGDCELSLFELAWHLTGLEKYLIGMASEDEWIETLNDKVEYFTTGIAEQLARAGVDAIWFGEDLGSQISTLISPDMWRNVFRPRHERIIKRVRAINPDILLIMHSDGAVAPLLDDFIEMGIDIYNPVQPNVPGSDPQELKNKYGGHISFFGGIDQQRLLPEGDLKKIEADMRNRAAILGKNGGYLMAPAHIIQADVAPETVEGMLRIAAAL comes from the coding sequence ATGAATTCCAAAGAAAGAGTTTTTTCCGCATTCAAAAGAGGAGGCCGGGGTTCCCCTCCGGACCGTGTTCCCTTTCAATTTGATCTGTGCAGAAGCCTGACGGATCACTTTGGTAAAAAACTCGGCATAAGCCCAAGCTATACTCCGTCTTACTACGAAGATTTGAGTTATCGTATTTCTGCGAACGAAATCCGCACAAAAATGGGCAGCGATTGTGTGGTGGTGGGCGGGCAGGTTGCAAAGGGCTTTACCCCGAAACCGGTCAGGGATGATATTACGGCCAATGAATTCGGTATGCACATGAAGCCCACGCCCCTGTATGTGGAGGTGGTAAAGTGTCCCCTGGAGGAAGCGGAAACCACGGCGGATGTGGAGGCCTACCCGTTCCCGGACCCCCATGCGCCGGGCCGAATGGAGGACGCCAAACGGGATATTGAAAAGTTCGGGAAGGATTATTTTATTATCGGGGATTGTGAGCTTTCCCTCTTTGAGCTTGCCTGGCATTTAACCGGGCTTGAGAAGTACCTTATCGGCATGGCTTCTGAAGATGAATGGATAGAAACGCTGAATGACAAGGTTGAATATTTTACCACCGGCATTGCGGAACAACTTGCCCGCGCCGGGGTGGACGCGATCTGGTTTGGGGAAGATCTGGGCAGCCAGATTTCAACCCTGATTTCTCCGGATATGTGGCGGAACGTTTTCAGGCCGCGCCACGAGCGGATCATCAAAAGGGTACGGGCCATCAATCCTGATATCCTGCTTATTATGCACAGCGACGGCGCCGTCGCCCCCTTGCTTGACGATTTTATCGAAATGGGCATTGATATTTACAACCCCGTTCAGCCCAATGTTCCCGGATCGGACCCCCAGGAACTGAAGAACAAATACGGCGGGCATATCAGCTTTTTCGGCGGCATAGACCAGCAGCGGCTGCTGCCCGAGGGGGATCTCAAGAAGATCGAAGCGGATATGCGGAACCGCGCCGCGATTCTGGGTAAAAACGGCGGCTACCTCATGGCCCCGGCCCATATCATTCAGGCGGACGTGGCCCCGGAAACCGTGGAAGGTATGCTCCGTATTGCCGCCGCTCTCTGA
- a CDS encoding autoinducer 2 ABC transporter substrate-binding protein codes for MKKGLGAVLVLFVVCSAIVFAGGGSDSSSGTLKIAMMPKFKGENYFDAVKIGAQEAVDELNKSEKVVDFLYDGPSQDQATNQKQVDILEGWIAQKVNVILVSPNDPTAIAPTLKKAQSRGIKVLTFDADAQADARDLFINQAVSSGIALGLVKSAADNLKLKGYGPSAPVNVALVSSAKTDANQQEWLAEIKKLLATSDYNWLKIKNEDSDVYYPGPDETATQAQSGTLIGRLGPGADQIQVAIGLTSMAAPALGSQYEAASVKPDVTKTVITGLATPNALKSYIKSSSNPLDAGVLWSCMDLGYLAIQSGYQLAKGTITGSSASLTAGRIGQRDISNKTIILGPALIFDKNNVDQYNY; via the coding sequence ATGAAGAAAGGTTTGGGAGCAGTATTGGTACTGTTCGTAGTGTGTTCGGCCATAGTGTTTGCAGGCGGCGGCAGTGATTCGTCATCGGGAACGCTCAAGATCGCCATGATGCCGAAGTTCAAGGGCGAAAACTATTTTGACGCCGTTAAGATCGGCGCCCAGGAAGCGGTTGACGAACTTAACAAAAGCGAGAAGGTAGTAGATTTCCTGTACGACGGTCCGTCCCAGGATCAGGCCACCAATCAAAAACAGGTGGATATCCTTGAAGGATGGATTGCCCAGAAGGTCAATGTTATCCTCGTTTCCCCCAACGATCCCACCGCCATTGCGCCGACATTGAAGAAGGCCCAGTCCCGGGGTATTAAGGTGCTTACCTTTGACGCCGATGCACAGGCGGACGCCCGGGATCTGTTTATTAACCAGGCCGTCTCATCGGGCATTGCCCTGGGTCTTGTCAAAAGCGCCGCGGATAACCTGAAGCTTAAGGGCTATGGCCCCAGTGCTCCGGTGAATGTGGCCCTTGTTTCTTCTGCAAAGACCGACGCCAACCAGCAGGAATGGCTTGCGGAGATCAAGAAGCTTCTGGCCACCAGTGATTACAATTGGTTGAAAATCAAGAATGAGGACTCCGATGTGTACTACCCCGGCCCGGACGAGACCGCCACCCAGGCCCAGAGCGGTACCCTGATTGGCCGGCTTGGTCCCGGCGCGGATCAGATCCAGGTAGCCATTGGACTGACCTCCATGGCGGCCCCGGCCCTGGGTTCCCAGTATGAAGCGGCGTCGGTAAAACCGGATGTTACCAAAACGGTTATCACCGGCTTGGCCACGCCGAACGCGCTCAAGTCCTATATCAAAAGCTCCTCCAATCCCCTGGATGCGGGAGTTCTGTGGAGCTGCATGGACTTAGGCTACCTTGCCATACAGAGCGGCTATCAGCTGGCGAAGGGAACCATCACCGGTTCCTCAGCATCCCTGACCGCCGGACGCATTGGCCAGCGGGACATATCAAACAAGACCATAATCCTCGGTCCTGCGTTGATATTCGACAAGAACAATGTGGATCAGTATAACTATTAA